A window of Ranitomeya variabilis isolate aRanVar5 chromosome 2, aRanVar5.hap1, whole genome shotgun sequence contains these coding sequences:
- the UBAC1 gene encoding ubiquitin-associated domain-containing protein 1, whose translation MFVQEEKIFAGRVLRLHVCTMEGAEWLEEVTEDMTLERLKERCLKHCAHGSLEDPKSLTHHKLVHASSERVLSDTKTVAEENIQDRDVLLLVKKRAPPPPPKMSDVSAEEKRKQDQKAPDKEAILKATAGLPARTADRTVAHHNMRDFQTELRKILVSLIEVAQKLLALNPDAVELFKKANAMLDEDEEDRVDEMALRQLTEMGFPESRAVKALRLNHMSVTQAMEWLIEHADDPSADTPLPNENVSDVAGASASTDSRSSEGATAEDPKDELTEIFKKIRRKREFRPDPRAVIALMEMGFDEKEVIDALRVNNNQQDAACEWLLGDKKPSPEDLDKGIDTSSPLFQAILDNPVVQLGLTNPKTLLAFEDMLENPLNSTQWMNDPETGPVMLQISRIFQTLNRT comes from the exons ATGTTCGTGCAGGAGGAGAAGATCTTCGCGGGCCGGGTGCTCAGGCTCCATGTCTGCACCATGGAGGGGGCCGAGTGGCTGGAGGAGGTGACGGAGGACATGACACTGGAGAGGCTGAAGGAGAGGTGCCTGAAACAT TGTGCCCATGGCAGCCTGGAAGACCCCAAGAGCCTCACCCATCACAAGCTGGTGCACGCCTCTTCCGAGAGAGTTCTGTCTGATACCAAGACGGTGGCAGAGGAGAATATCCAGGACAGAG ATGTCTTGTTGTTAGTCAAAAAGAGGGCCCCTCCCCCACCACCAAAGATGTCCGACGTATCGGCGGAGGAGAAG CGTAAGCAGGATCAAAAGGCTCCAGACAAGGAGGCCATTCTCAAGGCCACTGCTGGCCTACCAGCCCGGACTGCAGACCGGACCGTGGCTCATCACAACATGAGAGAT TTTCAGACGGAGCTTCGGAAGATTCTGGTGTCTCTTATTGAAGTTGCACAGAAGTTGCTAGCACTGAACCCTGATGCAGTCGAGCTCTTTAAAAAGGCAAATG CCATGctagatgaggatgaggaggatcgAGTGGATGAGATGGCATTACGGCAGCTCACAGAGATGGGATTCCCTGAGAGCCGAGCAGTGAAGGCCCTCCGGTTAAATCA CATGTCGGTCACGCAGGCCATGGAGTGGTTGATTGAACACGCCGATGATCCATCGGCAGATACACCGCTCCCCAATGAGAACGTGTCGGACGTGGCCGGGGCTTCAGCATCAACGGATTCAAGGTCAAGCGAAGGAGCCACCGCAGAGGACCCTAAAGATGAACTTACAGAAATCTTTAAGAAAATCCGGAGGAAAAGAGAATTTCGCCCTGACCCCCGT GCTGTTATAGCTTTGATGGAAATGGGCTTTGATGAGAAAGAAGTGATTGATGCCCTACGAGTGAACAACAATCAGCAGGACGCAGCG TGCGAGTGGCTGCTGGGAGACAAGAAACCTTCACCAGAGGATTTGGACAAAGGAATCGACACCTCCAGTCCTTTATTCCAAGCCATCCTTGACAACCCTGTCGTACAACTAGGTCTAACCAACCCTAAAACTCTACTAG CGTTTGAAGATATGCTTGAAAACCCATTGAACAGCACGCAGTGGATGAACGACCCAGAGACCGGCCCCGTAATGTTACAGATATCTAGGATTTTCCAAACCTTAAACCGCACGTAG